The following coding sequences lie in one Lasioglossum baleicum unplaced genomic scaffold, iyLasBale1 scaffold0171, whole genome shotgun sequence genomic window:
- the LOC143220090 gene encoding uncharacterized protein LOC143220090, with protein MEPAFAKRAFNALFPASPGKVMTAEEAPTTRCEVGWTDDRGREPRRRDGTPGRAWVLESSRDPLHTVRPGVQVSGVLQEGQGGATAGGGQVPVAPAAYRPICLLDEGGMLFGMEVARGLRDHLSGAGPDLDDRQFGFQQGRSSVGAVQRVRSVSEAVVQQGGVMLAGGVGAARGAPVHGGGCLRLPVQQALTISREGRYCAQRDALRGPTGVGTGSDPVELSVRYSAAWLDPRRVSVTCYADDTLVTASGREYGRTTLLAELGVAIVVKAIERLGFRVSPEKTQAIWFLGGTKQVAPSGNVRRGSVYVGGKAVHIRDTMKYLGLLLDGRWTFEDHFEQLAPRLEQTGVALCRHLPNIGGPDERVRRLLTIRVVRGYRTVSHEAVSVLAGLLPLDLLAGMEARTYDIVRRRPSGLPSRGPVEADNITKDIRRDGLDDWRRRQSRQASLRHRPGPRRLEEEWGQADIPPHAGALRTPVVRRVSQQGRARGYARVLILRRGGGLRAAHPGGLSGLDS; from the exons ATGGAGCCTGCTTTCGCGAAGCGGGCCTTCAACGCCCTATTCCCCGCGTCACCTGGGAAGGTGATGACAGCGGAGGAGGCCCCGACGACGCGATGCGAAGTCGGATGGACAGATGACCGTGGG CGAGAGCCAAGGCGCCGGGACGGGACCCCTGGACGCGCCTGGGTCCTCGAGTCGAGTAGGGACCCTCTTCACACTGTGCGTCCGGGAGTGCAAGTTTCCGGAGTGCTACAAGAGGGCCAAGGCGGTGCTACTGCCGGAGGTGGGCAGGTCCCAGTAGCCCCCGCGGCGTACAGGCCGATCTGCCTGTTGGACGAGGGTGGGATGCTCTTCGGGATGGAGGTAGCTAGGGGGCTGAGGGACCACCTCTCGGGAGCTGGTCCGGATCTGGATGACCGACAGTTCGGTTTCCAGCAGGGGCGGTCGTCCGTCGGCGCAGTTCAGCGCGTCAGGTCCGTGTCGGAGGCGGTCGTCCAACAGGGCGGGGTGATGTTGGCC GGTGGCGTTGGAGCGGCACGAGGTGCCCCAGTACATGGCGGCGGTTGTCTGAGACTACCTGTCCAACAGGCGCTTACAATATCCCGGGAGGGAAGGTACTGTGCGCAGAGAGATGCGCTGCGGGGTCCCACAGGGGTCGGTACTGGGTCCGATCCTGTGGAACTAAGCGTTCGATACAGTGCTGCATGGCTCGATCCCCGAAGGGTGAGTGTTACTTGCTACGCGGATGACACCCTCGTCACGGCGAGCGGTCGCGAGTACGGGAGGACGACCCTGCTCGCCGAACTGGGAGTGGCCATAGTGGTCAAGGCCATAGAACGCTTGGGATTCCGCGTCTCGCCGGAGAAGACCCAGGCGATCTGGTTCCTCGGCGGGACGAAGCAGGTAGCACCGTCGGGCAACGTACGAAGAGGATCGGTCTACGTGGGTGGAAAGGCAGTCCATATCCGGGATACGATGAAGTATCTCGGCCTCCTGCTGGACGGCCGATGGACCTTCGAGGACCACTTCGAGCAGCTCGCCCCTCGCCTCGAACAGACGGGTGTGGCACTGTGCCGGCATCTCCCGAACATCGGAGGGCCGGACGAGAGAGTGCGCCGCCT ACTGACCATCAGGGTGGTGAGGGGGTATCGTACCGTCTCACACGAGGCGGTCTCCGTACTGGCGGGCCTCCTGCCGCTGGATCTGCTGGCGGGAATGGAGGCCAGAACTTACGACATCGTGCGTCGTCGACCGAGCGGGCTCCCGAGTCGAGGACCGGTGGAAGCGGATAACATCACGAAGGATATCCGACGGGACGGTTTGGATGATTGGAGACGGAGGCAAAGCCGACAGGCGAGCCTCCGCCATCGTCCCGGTCCTAGACGCCTGGAAGAAGAGTGGGGGCAGGCGGACattccgcctcacgcaggtgctcTCCGGACACCGGTGGTTCGGAGAGTATCTCAGCAAGGTCGGGCGAGAGGTTACGCCAGGGTGTTGATTCTGCGACGCGGAGGTGGACTCCGCGCAGCACACCCTGGAGGACTGTCCGGCCTGGACAGTTGA